The following proteins are encoded in a genomic region of Neovison vison isolate M4711 chromosome 12, ASM_NN_V1, whole genome shotgun sequence:
- the DEPDC4 gene encoding LOW QUALITY PROTEIN: DEP domain-containing protein 4 (The sequence of the model RefSeq protein was modified relative to this genomic sequence to represent the inferred CDS: inserted 2 bases in 1 codon; substituted 3 bases at 3 genomic stop codons), with protein MTPALVSRRLQASSRDLGLSDLLPGARRPPSPAWRGRPPSRPAPRRPVTRQQSPALGPWEGLPWARVLPYSLLASLKSPGGNVAGEGDRPVPVGGHSPLPLFPRRGGAGARFPRPPPNASWRLRFSLRVWPRPPTYSIASSTGAASKAEAGGGKGEGRGGTGEEEYGRGKKNERPGRVYKPGEEPERELVAVLSTLRFRSLVSWSGVPGTXPSGRSFVSPSGPFCRKRKTGLSLHILMNHKVFEPVGMKLLKNEKELEFENSNSSLYRSLGNKSSYIFCKRRKGFCEWGGPGNEMISNPLAQEIGEERIKGLIHTMSGNMALPSNIVLDKTVLSLSKKGRKVVNGNVNYLFVFVFNSGVDNWFINASFKCLDTFLXPVIVTVNQQLRQAKREGSRLPAEQILFDVIIKYYNQERDCLLTDEYSDIQSGIIELLENGKRIETLETAXLYLRLLLRNVREESXGLLTFITLVSEPNTHKLQKQYDNKTVICFVKSKQFCK; from the exons ATGACTCCGGCCCTGGTCTCCCGTCGCCTCCAGGCCTCTTCGCGGGACTTGGGCCTCTCGGATCTGCTCCCCGGAGCTCGCCGCCCCCCCAGCCCGGCTTGGCGAGGGCGCCCACCGTCCCGGCCCGCACCCCGCAGGCCCGTCACCAGGCAACAGTCACCAGCTCTAGGGCCTTGGGAAGGCCTACCCTGGGCGCGGGTCCTTCCCTATTCCCTCCTCGCTAGCCTTAAGAGCCCAGGAGGGAATGTGGCAGGTGAAGGAGATCGCCCGGTGCCCGTGGGCGGTCACTCACCTCTTCCCCTCTTTCCCCGGAGGGGCGGTGCTGGGGCTCgtttcccccgcccccccccaaacgCTTCCTGGCGGCTCCGGTTCAGCCTCAGAGTGTGGCCGCGGCCGCCGACTTACTCCATAGCCTCCTCCACCGGTGCGGCCTCAAAGGCTGAAGccggaggagggaagggggaggggaggggagggactggGGAAGAAGAGTacgggagggggaagaagaacgAAAGACCG GGGCGGGTTTATAAGCCGGGGGAGGAGCCGGAGCGCGAGCTAGTGGCGGTTCTTTCGACCCTGCGCTTCCGTAGCCTTGTCAGCTGGAGCGGGGTTCCCGGGACATGACCGAGCGGGCGGAGTTTCGTGAGCCCTAGCGGCCCCTTCTGTCggaaaaggaagacag GTTTGTCTTTGCATATTCTAATGAATCATAAAGTATTTGAACCAGTAGGAATGAAgctattgaaaaatgaaaaggaattagAATTTGAAAATTCAAACAGTAGTCTCTACAGATCTCTAGGCAATAAATCATCTTATATtttttgcaaaagaagaaaaggattcTGCGAATGG GGAGG ACCGGGAAATGAAATGATTTCAAATCCTCTAGCACAAGAGATTGGTGAGGAAAGAATAAAGGGACTTATTCATACAATGAGTGGGAATATGGCTTTACCTTCAAATATTGTACTTGACAAAACTGttctttcactttcaaaaaaag GTCGCAAA gTAGTTAATGGAAATGTTAACtatctatttgtttttgtttttaactctggGGTTGACAACTGGTTTATTAATGCATCATTTAAATGTCTGGATACTTTCCT ACCAGTTATAGTTACAGTTAATCAGCAGTTA aggcaggcaaagagagagggaagcaggctccccgccgagcagataCTCTTTGATGtcataataaaatactataatcAAGAGAGAGATTGCCTATTAACTGATGAGTATTCTGATATTCAATCAGGAATTATTGAACTTTTAG aaaatgggaaaagaatagaAACACTTGAAACAGCATAACTGTATCTAAGATTGTTACTGCGCAATGTTAGAGAAGAATCATGAGGGCTACTTACCTTTATAACTCTTGTATCAGAACCTAACACCCACAAGTtacaaaa ACAGTATGATAACAAAACAGTGATTTGCTTTGTCAAATCAAAGCAGTTTTGCAAATGA
- the LOC122891614 gene encoding peroxiredoxin-1-like, giving the protein MSSGNAKIGHPAPNFKATAVMPDGQFKDLSLSDYKGKCVVFFFYPLDFTFVCPTEIIAFSDRAEEFKKLNCQVIGASVDSHFCHLAWINTPKKPGGLGPMNIPLVSDPKRTIAEDYGVLKADEGISFRGLFIIDDKGILRQITVNILPVGRSVDDTLRLVQAFQFTDKLGEVCPAGWKPGSDTIKPDVQKSKEYFSKQK; this is encoded by the coding sequence ATGTCTTCAGGAAATGCCAAAATTGGGCATCCTGCCCCCAACTTCAAAGCCACGGCTGTTATGCCAGATGGCCAGTTCAAAGACCTCAGCCTATCTGACTACAAAGGAAAATGTGTTGTGTTCTTCTTTTACCCTCTTGACTTCACCTTTGTGTGTCCCACGGAGATCATTGCTTTCAGTGACAGGgcagaagaatttaagaaactcaACTGTCAAGTGATTGGTGCTTCTGTGGATTCTCATTTCTGTCACCTGGCATGGATCAACACACCCAAGAAACCAGGAGGACTGGGACCCATGAACATTCCCTTGGTATCAGACCCCAAGCGTACCATTGCTGAGGACTATGGAGTCTTAAAGGCTGATGAAGGCATCTCGTTCAGGGGCCTCTTTATCATTGATGATAAAGGCATCCTTAGGCAGATCACTGTAAATATCCTACCTGTTGGCCGCTCTGTGGATGATACTCTGCGACTGGTTCAGGCCTTCCAGTTTACCGACAAGCTTGGGGAAGTGTGCCCCGCTGGCTGGAAGCCTGGCAGTGATACCATCAAGCCTGACGTCCAGAAGAGCAAAGAGTATTTCTCTAAGCAGAAGTGA